The Streptomyces sp. NBC_01775 genome includes a region encoding these proteins:
- a CDS encoding DUF1963 domain-containing protein codes for MELDAALSAALDELRALCEEHLGEHVGAQLAALSRPAVGLVPAAAGARRAGRSRVGGPALLDPGTAWPECEGHPLSLLAVIDTAQLGPWAGAQLPVRPGLLNFFFLEVADPDAPGMERYRKVLPGLMNPLACRVVPADPAHAGEVRAPALATTFSTVPLDTAPGLTLPDFTDDPALDRLLGARAEAGAYGAMPSLFIEERFGAAWADHSARYPLSADHAHQALGWPELGGGSCLQTSVRPKEEVTHLLQLGSTAEFQWGDGGSLHFVSPSRALHEGDFSQVVTDSSSW; via the coding sequence ATGGAACTCGACGCGGCACTCAGCGCGGCACTCGACGAGCTTCGCGCCCTGTGCGAGGAGCACCTGGGCGAACATGTCGGGGCGCAACTGGCGGCGCTGAGCAGACCCGCGGTCGGCCTCGTGCCCGCTGCGGCCGGTGCGCGGAGGGCCGGGCGCTCCCGGGTCGGCGGGCCGGCGCTGCTCGACCCCGGTACGGCGTGGCCCGAGTGTGAGGGCCACCCGCTCAGCCTGCTCGCCGTCATCGACACGGCACAGCTCGGCCCCTGGGCCGGGGCCCAGCTGCCGGTGCGCCCCGGGCTGCTCAACTTCTTCTTCCTGGAGGTCGCCGATCCGGACGCTCCCGGCATGGAGCGGTACCGGAAAGTGCTTCCCGGGCTGATGAATCCCCTGGCCTGCCGGGTCGTTCCGGCGGACCCGGCACACGCCGGGGAGGTGCGGGCGCCCGCGCTGGCCACGACGTTCTCCACCGTCCCCCTGGACACCGCGCCCGGCCTCACCCTCCCGGACTTCACGGACGACCCGGCACTCGACCGCCTCCTGGGTGCCCGTGCCGAAGCGGGCGCGTACGGGGCGATGCCGAGTCTGTTCATCGAGGAGAGGTTCGGCGCGGCATGGGCGGACCACTCCGCCAGGTACCCGCTGTCCGCTGATCACGCCCACCAAGCCCTCGGCTGGCCGGAGTTGGGCGGTGGCTCCTGCTTGCAGACCAGCGTCCGGCCCAAGGAGGAGGTCACCCACCTGCTCCAGCTCGGCAGCACCGCCGAATTCCAGTGGGGCGACGGAGGGTCACTGCACTTCGTCAGCCCTTCCCGCGCTCTCCACGAAGGCGACTTCAGCCAGGTGGTGACCGACTCGTCCAGCTGGTAG
- a CDS encoding FAD-dependent monooxygenase encodes MSTKPRPADAAARRQEREGSAVVVGASLAGLMTSLALARAGIHVTVLERATSFPRTGAAIGGVSDQLLQRITGRRHPARHATDPVTWTSLHEHLRAAVDDAAHITLHHTTRVRSVGQDDKHAWATTDSGDTHTADVVIGADGHRSVVRHAVAPEHPHATFAGYVIWLGLTHESALGPGRRFPRDVDILYRGDDCLIGYPLPSPERSSSLGSRQMGFAWYDAGRNDLLREKGCVVGDIVRHTLVATHVPGATLRELAAEADDLWPQPWRDVIADCIRRRAVLGTPIAEYVPDRLVNGRLALVGDAAHVPTPMTGSGFSMAAADADAVAGAVAAGLDQQVMAPALAQYERTRLSSVRRSVQSGQQFSRSFAGQAS; translated from the coding sequence ATGAGCACGAAGCCGCGACCAGCAGACGCGGCCGCCCGCAGGCAGGAGCGCGAGGGCAGCGCCGTGGTCGTCGGCGCGTCACTCGCCGGCCTGATGACCAGCCTGGCCCTGGCGCGAGCCGGCATCCACGTCACGGTGCTGGAGCGCGCGACATCCTTCCCCCGCACCGGAGCCGCCATCGGCGGAGTCAGCGATCAGCTGCTGCAGCGCATCACCGGCCGCAGGCACCCAGCGCGACACGCCACCGATCCCGTCACCTGGACCTCCCTCCACGAACACCTGCGCGCGGCCGTGGACGACGCCGCACACATCACCCTCCACCACACGACACGCGTCCGAAGTGTCGGCCAAGATGACAAGCACGCCTGGGCCACCACCGACAGCGGCGACACCCACACCGCCGACGTCGTCATCGGAGCAGACGGGCACCGCAGCGTCGTACGCCACGCCGTGGCGCCCGAGCACCCGCACGCCACGTTCGCCGGGTACGTCATCTGGCTCGGACTGACCCACGAATCCGCGCTCGGTCCCGGCCGCCGCTTCCCGCGCGACGTCGACATCCTCTACCGCGGCGACGACTGCCTCATCGGCTACCCCCTGCCCAGCCCCGAACGCTCTTCCTCCCTTGGTTCCCGGCAGATGGGTTTCGCCTGGTACGACGCGGGCCGCAACGATCTCCTGCGCGAGAAGGGCTGTGTCGTCGGTGACATCGTCCGCCACACCCTCGTCGCCACCCATGTTCCTGGCGCAACGTTGCGCGAACTCGCCGCCGAAGCAGACGATTTGTGGCCCCAGCCCTGGCGCGATGTCATCGCCGACTGCATCCGCCGACGCGCCGTCTTAGGGACCCCGATCGCCGAATACGTCCCCGACCGGCTCGTCAACGGCCGCCTGGCTCTCGTCGGCGACGCCGCGCATGTACCGACCCCGATGACCGGCTCCGGATTCAGCATGGCCGCCGCGGACGCCGATGCCGTCGCCGGAGCCGTCGCGGCCGGACTCGATCAGCAGGTCATGGCACCGGCCCTGGCGCAGTACGAACGGACACGGCTGAGCAGTGTCCGGCGTTCCGTGCAGTCCGGACAGCAGTTCAGCCGATCGTTCGCCGGCCAAGCGTCTTGA
- a CDS encoding helix-turn-helix transcriptional regulator translates to MDNRAEVSAFLKSRRAKITPQQAGLPVYGHRRVPGLRRGEVAMLAGVSVEYYTRMERGDLSGVSESVLDALAQALRLDDTERDHLYALARAASATPARARRRTKKATVRPSVLRIIEGLHEQPAYVRNNRMDILAANPLARALLSEVFEQEPANTCRFVFLDPRATRLYPDWERVARDGVGVLRVEVAKNPYDRQLSNLIGELSTRSDAFRRMWGAHDVHVFTEGTKRFHHRAVGEMELVHESLDLPGEQGLSITVYSADPGTPAADALKLLASWEASQNQDAAASQADTEH, encoded by the coding sequence ATGGACAATCGGGCCGAAGTCAGCGCATTCCTTAAGTCCCGCCGCGCCAAGATCACCCCTCAGCAGGCGGGGCTGCCGGTGTACGGGCACCGTCGGGTGCCAGGGCTGCGCCGGGGCGAGGTCGCGATGCTCGCCGGTGTGAGCGTGGAGTACTACACGCGTATGGAGCGCGGCGATCTCAGCGGGGTCTCCGAGAGTGTCCTGGACGCCCTCGCTCAGGCGCTGCGCCTGGACGACACCGAGCGGGATCACCTGTACGCCCTGGCCCGTGCGGCGAGCGCGACCCCGGCCCGGGCCCGGCGCCGTACGAAGAAGGCCACCGTACGGCCCAGCGTGCTGCGCATCATCGAAGGCCTGCACGAGCAGCCGGCGTATGTACGCAACAACCGCATGGACATCCTGGCGGCCAATCCGCTCGCCCGCGCTCTGCTCAGCGAGGTGTTCGAGCAGGAGCCCGCCAACACCTGCCGGTTCGTCTTCCTCGACCCCCGCGCCACCCGGCTCTACCCCGACTGGGAACGCGTGGCCCGCGACGGCGTCGGAGTGCTGCGGGTCGAGGTCGCCAAAAACCCCTACGACCGTCAGCTGTCGAACCTGATCGGGGAGCTGTCCACCCGCAGCGACGCCTTCCGCAGGATGTGGGGCGCCCACGACGTACACGTCTTCACCGAGGGAACCAAGCGGTTCCACCACCGGGCGGTGGGCGAGATGGAGCTGGTCCACGAAAGTCTTGACCTGCCCGGTGAGCAGGGGCTCTCCATCACCGTGTACAGCGCTGATCCCGGCACCCCGGCTGCGGACGCCTTGAAGCTCCTCGCCAGCTGGGAAGCGAGCCAGAACCAGGACGCTGCCGCCTCTCAGGCCGACACCGAGCACTGA
- a CDS encoding MFS transporter — protein MSSPSSTKPGTSASAPLTGDSTAVAAGKVKLPSVVWLMGGITFIMGTSEFIVSGLLPEISGALNISVSSAGMLITAFAIGMMIGAPLMAIATQRLPRRSTLIAALLVFAAGHIVSALSSNLALAVVGRLAAALGNGTFWAVGAVIATAAAGPAASTRATGVMVGGITLANIAGVPLGTAAGQLGGWQTPFWVLAALSAAAVVVIARRIPADTTRGDSSLRDEVAALKHPRLWLVYLAIALIQAGIMGAYSYVAPLLTDRAHLASSVVPLAMLGFGIGALAGTTTGGRLGDRRPYTTLIPTAALTTAVLGAITLWATNSVVAVALVVLLGAAGFAGNPIVVGQVVSIAGAGRSLPMSLATSAFQVGIATGSWLGGVALTSGLGLKGPSLTGFAFALAALIPLGLLAASHREAASAQS, from the coding sequence GTGAGTTCCCCCTCGTCCACGAAGCCGGGTACGTCGGCGTCCGCACCGCTCACGGGTGACAGCACGGCCGTTGCGGCCGGGAAGGTCAAGCTGCCGTCTGTGGTGTGGCTGATGGGTGGCATCACCTTCATCATGGGCACCAGCGAGTTCATCGTCTCTGGCCTGCTGCCGGAGATCTCCGGCGCCCTGAACATCAGCGTCTCCAGCGCCGGCATGCTCATCACCGCCTTCGCCATCGGCATGATGATCGGCGCTCCCCTGATGGCGATCGCGACCCAGCGCCTGCCGCGCCGCTCCACCCTGATCGCCGCGCTGCTGGTCTTCGCCGCAGGTCACATCGTCAGCGCGCTCAGCTCCAACCTGGCCCTCGCGGTCGTCGGCCGACTCGCCGCCGCGCTGGGCAACGGCACCTTCTGGGCCGTGGGCGCCGTCATCGCCACCGCCGCAGCCGGCCCTGCCGCCAGCACCCGCGCCACGGGCGTGATGGTCGGCGGCATCACCCTGGCCAACATCGCCGGTGTCCCGCTGGGGACGGCAGCAGGCCAGCTGGGCGGCTGGCAGACCCCGTTCTGGGTTCTCGCCGCGCTCTCCGCAGCCGCCGTCGTGGTGATCGCCCGCCGCATCCCGGCCGACACCACGCGCGGCGACAGCTCCCTGCGCGACGAGGTGGCCGCGCTCAAGCACCCCCGCCTGTGGCTGGTCTACCTGGCCATCGCACTGATCCAGGCCGGCATCATGGGCGCCTACAGCTACGTCGCTCCGCTGCTGACCGACCGCGCCCACCTCGCAAGCTCCGTGGTGCCACTGGCGATGCTCGGCTTCGGTATCGGCGCCCTGGCCGGCACCACCACCGGCGGACGCCTCGGCGACCGACGCCCCTACACCACGCTGATCCCGACCGCCGCTCTGACCACCGCAGTACTCGGCGCCATCACGCTGTGGGCGACCAACAGCGTCGTAGCCGTGGCCCTGGTCGTGCTGCTCGGCGCCGCCGGCTTCGCGGGCAACCCCATCGTGGTCGGCCAGGTCGTCAGCATCGCCGGAGCCGGCCGCTCCCTGCCCATGTCCCTGGCCACCTCCGCGTTCCAGGTCGGTATCGCCACCGGCTCCTGGCTCGGCGGCGTCGCCCTCACCTCCGGCCTGGGCCTGAAGGGCCCCTCCCTGACCGGCTTCGCCTTCGCCCTGGCAGCCCTCATCCCCCTGGGCCTGCTCGCCGCCTCCCACCGCGAGGCGGCATCGGCGCAGAGCTGA
- a CDS encoding aldo/keto reductase, with amino-acid sequence MHGEARPEDSRFASADMAVSKDLVYSDAALEAVQRLVPIAEETGMSMPTLALAWVLRRGEVASAITGASRPEQVHANAAASGVQLSDDVLAAVDQALGDVPVTKPTLATSALPGFKHR; translated from the coding sequence GTGCACGGGGAGGCCAGGCCGGAGGACAGCCGGTTCGCCTCCGCCGACATGGCGGTCTCGAAGGACCTCGTCTACAGCGATGCCGCCCTGGAAGCGGTCCAGCGCCTCGTCCCGATCGCCGAGGAGACCGGGATGAGCATGCCCACCCTGGCTCTGGCCTGGGTGTTGCGCCGCGGCGAGGTTGCCTCCGCGATCACCGGCGCCTCCCGGCCCGAGCAGGTCCACGCCAACGCCGCCGCCTCCGGCGTGCAGTTGTCGGACGACGTGCTGGCGGCCGTCGATCAGGCCCTTGGTGACGTTCCGGTCACGAAGCCCACCCTCGCCACGTCCGCCCTACCCGGATTCAAGCACCGCTGA
- a CDS encoding aldo/keto reductase: MTVKVPQVTLNDGVQMPILGFGVFQILEDQTQQAVEAALEAGYRLLDTASGYENERAVGRAIAASGIPREELFVTTKLWVQDYGQDSAKAAFDRSLERLGLEYLDLYLLHQPFGDYYGSWRALEELNRDGRSRAIGVSNFYPDRLADLVTHNEIVPAVNQIETHVFFQRTADQDLMRQYGVQHESWGPLAEGGQGFFDNPVLVEIARAHDKSVAQIALRWLVQREIVVIPKSVRPERMTENLDVFDFELTADEMARIAGLDTGRSEIFDHHDPEKVVWLGGVRFDT, encoded by the coding sequence ATGACCGTCAAGGTCCCGCAGGTCACCCTCAACGACGGCGTGCAGATGCCGATCCTCGGCTTCGGCGTCTTCCAGATCCTCGAAGACCAGACTCAGCAGGCGGTGGAGGCCGCCCTCGAAGCCGGCTACCGCCTGCTCGACACCGCCTCCGGCTACGAGAACGAGCGCGCCGTGGGCCGGGCCATCGCCGCCAGCGGCATTCCCCGCGAGGAACTGTTCGTCACCACCAAGCTGTGGGTCCAGGACTACGGCCAGGACAGCGCCAAGGCCGCCTTCGACCGATCGCTGGAGCGCCTCGGACTCGAATACCTCGACCTGTACCTGCTTCACCAGCCCTTCGGTGACTACTACGGATCGTGGCGCGCCTTGGAGGAACTCAACCGGGACGGCCGCAGCCGGGCGATCGGGGTCAGCAACTTCTACCCCGACCGGCTCGCCGACCTCGTCACCCACAACGAGATCGTCCCCGCCGTCAACCAGATCGAGACGCACGTCTTCTTCCAGCGCACCGCCGACCAGGACCTGATGCGCCAGTACGGCGTCCAGCACGAGTCCTGGGGCCCGCTCGCCGAGGGCGGCCAGGGCTTCTTCGACAATCCGGTGCTCGTCGAGATCGCCCGCGCCCACGACAAGTCCGTCGCCCAGATCGCCCTGCGCTGGCTCGTCCAGCGCGAGATCGTCGTGATCCCGAAGTCGGTGCGGCCCGAGCGCATGACCGAGAACCTCGATGTCTTCGACTTCGAGCTCACCGCCGACGAGATGGCGCGCATCGCCGGCCTGGACACCGGCCGCAGCGAGATCTTCGACCACCACGACCCGGAAAAGGTCGTCTGGCTCGGCGGCGTGCGGTTCGACACCTGA